The Raphanus sativus cultivar WK10039 unplaced genomic scaffold, ASM80110v3 Scaffold0845, whole genome shotgun sequence genomic interval CGGTCGCTTCGCCGGAAGAGCCGGGGTTCGAGTCACCAATCGTCATACTAGGCTAAGAAACGTTACTCTGATCgcccccacggtgggcgccaattgtttaaggtgagtttggtcaacaaaaagtagaagaactcaagagtgggatgaacagagacgttttattagagtcggaataacgagggtacaagagtaagaaatccggctagtcgatgctcggtgagatcctagccggaagtacaagagagcggcgagatacaaagagaataaaggaaaccctaatcttgcCGCAAGTCTGTCTGTCTATGTGGTGATGCCTTTCTttcctgtcctcaactccttatatagtctcctaggtcggttgGCTTTGACCTAATCCGTCCCCTTCGTTATGGGCCTTTTGGCTTAAAGGCCCAGTCGAGAAGACTGCTCGGCCCGAGCCGCCTGATCGTTTCCATCGGCTTCTCGTCGTTCAGCTATAGAGGTCTCGAGCCGAGTCGCGGCTCGTCAGAAGCCGTCTCCGAGCCGGTCATCCTTTGAATGGTAGTAATGGGCCTCCtattcgctgggccttgtggatggtgccaatccatccccaacaagATCGACTTGTTAGTTAACCCATTGTTTATTGCTTGATTATGCATTAGCCAAAACAATATTTCCGTCAGGTATTTACTTAGATCCTTTTTTTCTGCAGGTTATTGCTGGTGTCACTGCGAAGAAACAGAGCTAATCAGACAAGCAATGCTTTCCCCTGTTTTCTTACATTCAGATTCCCTTTTTGTCTTCTAACTCTTTCTATTCACAAATGAAATAAAGCCTCATTCATGTCTTTTGTTCTGATACCTTATATAAAAGGCATGTGCCTAAGTACACTCTCTGTTCATCCCTTTAATAAGGTGTATTCATTTAAATTGAAAAGCTCAGAAACTTTTGTTGCCACATGATATATTTTACATACCCTCAGAAAGATTATCAATTTTACATTATTATGAAATTTCTAGTCTTACATACACTCACATTAGTAGCTCTTTTACATCAACTTGATCCTCAATAGGTAGACCAAAGGATGATCATTGTGTGCTTGTAGTGCAGTTGAAAATATGCTCAAAGACTTTTGCTTCTCAGCTTCTTGTTATTCCATGGCATTGCCTGCTTCAATCCCTTACACAAACTTGCCTGCATTTTACCAGTTAAGTAAGAGTTGAGAGTTGTTAAGACAAAAGTCCCAAagtaagaagcaaaaaaaaagagagagatagaaaacGACTGCTTTACCCAAAAGTGAGATCCTTTTACTGAGCCACCACCATGGAAGCTCCCTGATCTGTTAAACTTCATGATCTTCATGCTCTTGTAGTTGTTGATCTCACCTGCTCTCTCTTTCTCCGACGGAAAGACATAACTACCCCTGACAAAAATCTCTCCTCTACCTTTCCTCCTGATGAACCCAAAGAGCCCATGCTTCCTCTCAGGCAAGGGCATTTGAGTTAACTCTCCAGTAAGGAGCAAGCGCGGTGGCAGTTCAAGATATTTTGGgtaagaaagaggaagaagagggtTCTTGGGCTTGCCTGGTTGATCTTCCCAGCAAAACGGAACAGAGGCAAGAGTGTGAATCGGAGAGGCAAACACACATGGAGTAGCTGGTGATGATGTGTACAACAATGATCTTGACTTCGCAGCTAACACAAGCGCCagcttctccttctcttctcccatgtttatttatttttggtttactCTGTTTCTTTTCTTCAGCTTTAGGTAGTGGAGAGTGAAGAAATAAAAGACAGTGAATTAAATATGTCTCTAATCATTTGTTATTATTAGTGATCCAActctgatttttatttactGTTGACTTGATAGACAACCAACCATTCATAAACGTCAATACTCTTTTGCTAATGGAAATTAACAGACCACGTCACCAAATATTATTTACCAAACtgctaatattatttttaatattagtgaTTTTCTACAACATTTTTATTGTTTCTAACAGCATCGTTATGTACTATACTATAGCCCACTTGCTAAACAGTTATCAATTAGTTACATCCATTTACTCAAGAACTATGGTTATACATGTTATGcgtgataaattaatttttttaatcattattgttAGAGAATATATCAAATCATAAACAACATTTAATTATCTTATGTTCATGCAAGACTGATCACATACTGCTTGTGATATGAGTATGCATTAAAGAAAATTTGTGATTTTTAGCTAATTGTATACATTAAATTCAGGGATTATGGAGCTAACGTCAAAATTATCTGCCGACAAATGACTTTGTTGTGTGATTAACCACCTATAGAAAGCCCAAACTGTACTCTTCATTAACATGTGGTTTCATCACTGTACGTTACGTTCCCACCGACACCGAGCTTATGACCTCCCTcaagccttttttttttttgaaacttgatcTCCCTCAAGCTTAGTGTGTGACTCCGCATGTCTAAAAGTTCTGAGTGATGATTAACTACGATGAACGTGGTCTTAGGTGAGGGTTTTCTTTAATAATTAGAAAGTTAAGACAatcaatactaaaaatattaaggGAGTAGGTTTTTACATTTGTCTTTATATATACAAGAATAATTAACCATAGGTATTATAATACTAATATtaatttactaaactaaataatgAGCCATCGCTAAAGCGAATCTGCCAGGTTCTTCTTATTAAGAGCTCAGTTAATAGACCCCCATAGAAGCTAGTTTTTATATCGAACGGACTTTCTTTTGGGGGTAAAAATGCTTTCTCCATAATAATAGTGACATGACCATGGGACAAAGACATAAACGCACATAAACACACTGTAAGTCTGTAACACAACGCAGGAGATAAAACAACAACCAAACAAAGAAATGTAGGCTATGACGCTATGTATGAAAAAATCCGATCGAGCTAGTCGGTTAGTTCTTTGAACCCATTAAGAGAGAGGTACGACGTTTAATGGGCTTAGTTTATTCCTTTAGGCCTATGATTCTAATGGGCCGAGCCCGACCAATTATCGTTGACTGTTAAACCTCGCGAGCATTGATATTTGTTGGGTTAAGTTAGTAGCATTAGTACGTCTATGATGTCGGGGAAGAATTTCTGTCGGTGAGACTTTTAGTTCCCGAGTATGTCGGTGCATTTAATACAAACCATAATAAATCTACGATGCCTTTAgttgttttgaaattaaataaaattccgtataaagaaaacaaaacggCATATATAAAAGGAGAAGAAAACGTTTTGTATTATAGCGAGTGAGCGTACGTGAAAACTCGTTCATCGAACTGATTGTCTAAATTCGAATGAAACGGCAACGTTACTGACACTGGTCCAGGCAGATATCACGTTCTTTGGtcttcaattttaaaaaaatattaattgcacAAACGAGTTTCTTAGTCAAGTCAACTTATACATTCTAATTAGATAACGTTGTATTTTTTTCTGGTGCTTGATTTTAGTATTATTAACTACTCTTGCACATGAATTTTTACCTCTAAATCTAATACTAACTTACAGCAGAATAACAAAAAaggttatatattttgttaactaaATCAAAACCATGGGCGAAGTACACTAAGCTTGGGTTAGCATTTGTCACACGTGGGACGTGCGAGATTAAAAAGGGGGAACGTGGCGCATGATGTATTTGCCGTACTTTAAagaaatataaagttaaaatgtCGATCTCATGGGCCCCTCGAAAGCCCACGAAAACGCGTGACGGACAAAGATTAGTTGCGTAAGccaatcaattatttttttcattagttCCTATAGTTTATGACTTTGTTCATTGGTTCCTAACTGCATCACTATCATCTATTAAACAAACAACTTAAACGATATCAATCGTGACTGCATTATTCAAAATAACtttcatttcaaatttcgaCTAGCTTGGTATATATTTCCGTAACTTGTCTAAAAATAAAACGCGTCTAGCGTgagagaaaaatattttaatatactaaaataaGTGAAACATGACAAATCATATGGTATAAAAGCGTGTGAGAACATGAGAAGTAATTGCCTGTAATAAAGACCACCGTATTCACGATTGTCTCCACATGACCCCACATTTCTCCTCTATTTGCTCTCTGCCATACGTTAATAAACCCTACCTTCCTTGTTGAAATCTGTACGAACAAatgtaaatacatatatatatatatagactcaATATAGCTTCGTTTTAAAAACTTCTGCTTCCTTCGTTATTACTTATTAGTAGTAAGCATTAGAAACGCGTTGTGATCCGCACAGGGGCGTTCCTGAAAGATGGGAGACCTGAAACATTTTACAAAggttttaactaaaaaaaattttttagCTAATTTGGGGGCCTTTTTCagtgtaaatatttttaaaaaaattggggGCCCTAGTCTAATGTTTCACCTTGCTGTGCTCAGGACCGCCCCTGGATCCGCATGAACGACTTGTACAAAATAGCGTGGTGCATATGGCTTCGTTATCCCCTCTATAAATTGTTAGCTATCATAGTGGCTTGGTCTAGTTATCTACTTGGCCGTACAGAGCATACAAAGTTGTGTCTATAAATCATTACAGTATTAATATGTTTCTTtgaattattaccataaaaCATTATTCTCTTTTCTTGACAACATCATAATAAATCATTCCTATACAAAAGCGTAGTGATAGTGATCTCATTATCTAACTTTAATTAGACCCAATATAAACTCAAGCAATAATACTTTTaggataaattataaataatcaggtattaattaatataaattttatttaaaatcgAGACGAGCAAACAATTAGAAAGTTACAGGCACACACACACGAGGagatgagaaaaaaaagtaGGTTAAACTCATCACATGTGCTCTCACGGAATGAGTCTCCTTTTGTTGAACGTTACTATTGTGCATGAGATTCACGCAAATCCTGTGCGACACATAAATTTCtcttataaaaattcaaaataaaggAAAACGTAATAGTCCAAATCGaattaaaagatttttaatGATAGCAATAAGTACTAATAAGATAACGTAGAGTCCAATTAAATGGACCCACGTTTATAACGATGTCTGAAATAACCAGCACCCCACGACCACGTGACCCCCTACAATTCAGTcgattttgttcttttttgtttttgtttttcttatgtatGTGGTTTTTTTCCCGTCAAAGTTGATTCATTCCTTCATTACCACAAGGGCAAAACATACAAGGTTGAAATCCTAAAATCGGCGGACACAGTTTACAATCCCCGGATACAAATATGTATCCGGGGATTGTAAAATATGTATGTGGTTTATTGCACAGAAAAAAATGCatgtgatttatttttattggatgagaaaatattataaacaattaatCCAGTACAGTTTGGTTCAAAATACTTTATTTGATGTGATTTATACTTGTTAAAtctatatgtgtatatattaaatcttaCGTAACTACAGACACTTGTTTATACTCCctttatttcataataaatttcttttacgaatttttcatacatatgaagaaaactattttaaaaaaaaattaataaattatgtatataggtaaaaactataaattttctataatacactgaaaatataaaacaaactctacaattaaacaaaatcttaaaattataacGCCCAccaaaaaattcttaaaattataaCAAATCGAGTGAACAAAACTAGAACCGAGATTTAAGGGTAACTAggttttgacccgcgctttaacagcgcggatttatttttcttttttttttataaattttgaataagtttgtgaaatgaaatattttcatttatttttattgtattgttttatttttatttttattgtataaatgGGTATTTCTGTTTAAAATTgaacttgaattttttttcaaaaatttgaagtgatattttaaattttttcaatcaattttcacttttatgtactgaatttttgaaagatataatttttaacagatttaacttgtgaataaattaatattatattcttttaataatttaagtctttcattatcaatattaaaatattttcagaaagttttaattatattgaggaaaataaataataataattatgtgtaaatatttgttaatatcaatattagaacttggcccaaatggcccaaatgAAAAATGTGAActtagataaatattaaaatcggtCTAAATGGCCCAAAACCGTGAAACTAAAGGAACAAAAAAAGTTTGGGCCTATAACTAAAAGAcccattaattaaaaataatacaaaataacagaaatatCCTTAATGAAACTTGCGACTTTCTTATAATAGAATGGTAGATTTAGGTAAAAATTCAAataggattctgctttaatagtatagatctgactagaaaatatgataaaagctTCATCAATCATAGAATACAGTagtattaattttcaaaaaataaatgaacagagaatatggtttatatttatccggaaacaaacaaacaaagtcATTAATCTCAAAATCAGGGAATGTATGTTTTAAGTTAACACATTAATCGGGATTCTACCAGGGAGGGAAACTCAACCATGGTTTTCATAACCAAACTCTAGTAACATGCATAAGTAACCATGGTTTGTGTTTTTTCAAAAAGAGCATTCATACATTACAAACTTTACCCCAcactcctctcctctcctctcaaaCTCAAAACTGTATCTTCTCTTCAACCTCTTGTTTCTTTTCATACCTTCTCTTGTTTCAAAAAACTCAATTCAATTCTCCATTTTTGAATTCAAAGTTCGAACCTTTC includes:
- the LOC108851539 gene encoding uncharacterized protein LOC108851539, which produces MGEEKEKLALVLAAKSRSLLYTSSPATPCVFASPIHTLASVPFCWEDQPGKPKNPLLPLSYPKYLELPPRLLLTGELTQMPLPERKHGLFGFIRRKGRGEIFVRGSYVFPSEKERAGEINNYKSMKIMKFNRSGSFHGGGSVKGSHFWASLCKGLKQAMPWNNKKLRSKSL